A window of the Gossypium hirsutum isolate 1008001.06 chromosome A05, Gossypium_hirsutum_v2.1, whole genome shotgun sequence genome harbors these coding sequences:
- the LOC107958949 gene encoding putative clathrin assembly protein At2g25430 isoform X3, whose product MSSSTIRKAIGAVKDQTSIGIAKVASNMAPDLEVAVVKATSHDDDPADEKYIREILNLTSYSRGYVHACVSAVSKRLGKTRDWIVALKALVLVHRLMNDGDPVFQEEILYATRKGTRLLNMSDFRDEAHSSSWDHSAFVRTYAMYLDQILELMLFDRKRGSGSGSAGSSHGNGDDRYSVRDNFRSPPPRQYEYDYGDFRGDNNGYGDYGMTRRTRSFGDMNEAVGRDGREEKKTVTPLREMKPERIFGKMGHLQRLLDRFLSCRPTGLAKNSRMILIALYPVVKESFQLYADICEVLAVLLDRFFDMEYPDCVKAFDAYASAAKQIDELIAFYNWCKDIGVARSSEYPEVQRITDKLLETLEEFVRDRAKKPTSPERKELPPPPKEEELEPNMNEIKALPAPENYAPPPPPSEPEPVKPAEPQEDLVNLRDDVVTADDQGNKFALALFSGPAANNGNGSWEAFPSNGQPEVTSAWQTPAAEPGKADWELALVESASNLSRQKAALGGGLDPLLLNGMYDQGMVRQHVSSGQLSGGSASSVALPGPGKTPVLALPAPDGTVQNVNQDPFAASLSIPPPSYVQMADMEKKQHLLVQEQQVWQQYSKDGMQGQSSLAKINNPGYYGPGPMPVTPYGMPPVNGMGPPPGL is encoded by the exons ATGTCGTCGAGCACGATTCGGAAAGCGATCGGGGCCGTTAAGGACCAAACGAGCATTGGAATAGCCAAGGTAGCGAGCAACATGGCGCCGGACCTCGAGGTGGCGGTCGTGAAGGCGACGAGCCACGACGACGATCCAGCTGACGAGAAATACATACGAGAAATCTTGAATTTGACCTCGTACTCACGCGGATACGTTCACGCTTGCGTGTCGGCTGTGTCGAAAAGGCTAGGGAAGACACGTGACTGGATCGTGGCACTCAAAGCACTGGTGCTTGTTCACAGGCTGATGAATGATGGAGATCCGGTGTTTCAAGAAGAGATCTTGTATGCTACAAGGAAAGGTACGAGGTTGTTGAATATGTCGGATTTTAGAGATGAGGCTCACTCGAGTTCTTGGGATCATTCTGCTTTTGTAAGAACCTATGCTATGTATTTAGATCAAATACTTGAATTGATGCTTTTCGATAGGAAAAGAGGCAGTGGCAGTGGTTCTGCGGGAAGTAGTCATGGAAATGGTGATGATAGATACAGCGTGAGAGACAATTTCCGGTCACCGCCACCAAGGCAGTATGAGTATGATTATGGGGATTTCAGAGGTGATAATAACGGGTATGGTGATTATGGGATGACCAGGAGAACGAGGTCTTTTGGTGACATGAATGAGGCAGTTGGGAGAGATgggagagaagagaagaaaacaGTGACCCCATTGAGGGAAATGAAGCCTGAGAGGATTTTTGGGAAGATGGGTCACTTACAGAGGTTGTTGGATCGGTTCTTGTCTTGTAGGCCTACAGGGTTGGCTAAGAATAGTAGGATGATCTTGATTGCTTTGTATCCTGTTGTGAAAGAAAGTTTTCAGTTATATGCAGATATTTGTGAGGTTTTGGCTGTGTTGCTTGATAGATTTTTTGATATGGAGTACCCAGATTGTGTTAAGGCATTTGATGCATATGCGAGTGCAGCGAAGCAGATTGATGAGTTGATTGCATTTTATAATTGGTGTAAGGATATCGGTGTGGCTAGGTCATCGGAGTATCCTGAGGTGCAGAGGATTACAGATAAGTTGTTGGAGACATTGGAGGAATTTGTGAGGGATAGAGCTAAAAAGCCAACGAGTCCAGAGAGAAAGGAGCTTCCTCCTCCACCTAAAGAGGAAGAGCTTGAACcaaatatgaatgaaataaaGGCGCTACCTGCACCTGAGAATTATGCTCCACCACCGCCACCATCAGAGCCGGAGCCTGTTAAACCTGCAGAACCCCAGGAGGATTTAGTGAATTTGAGGGATGATGTTGTCACAGCCGATGATCAGGGAAACAAATTTGCTTTGGCTTTGTTTAGTGGTCCTGCAGCAAATAATGGTAATGGATCATGGGAAGCATTCCCATCAAATGGGCAGCCTGAAGTGACATCTGCTTGGCAAACCCCAGCTGCTGAACCAGGGAAGGCAGATTGGGAATTGGCTTTGGTTGAGTCAGCTAGTAACTTGTCGAGGCAAAAAGCAGCTTTGGGTGGTGGGCTTGATCCATTATTGTTGAATGGCATGTATGATCAGGGAATGGTAAGGCAGCATGTTAGCTCTGGTCAGTTAAGTGGGGGGAGTGCCAGTAGTGTGGCATTGCCAGGGCCGGGGAAGACACCGGTTTTAGCTCTTCCTGCACCAGATGGAACAGTTCAGAATGTCAATCAAGACCCATTTGCTGCGTCATTGAGCATTCCACCTCCTTCATATGTGCAAATGGCTGACATGGAAAAGAAGCAACATTTACTTGTCCAGGAACAGCAGGTATGGCAGCAATATTCAAAGGATGGAATGCAAGGTCAATCTAGTTTGGCCAAGATTAACAACCCTGGATATTATGGACCTGGACCGATGCCAGTGACGCCTTATGGAATGCCACCTGTTAATGGAATGGGGCCACCGCCCGG ATTATGA
- the LOC107958949 gene encoding putative clathrin assembly protein At2g25430 isoform X2: MSSSTIRKAIGAVKDQTSIGIAKVASNMAPDLEVAVVKATSHDDDPADEKYIREILNLTSYSRGYVHACVSAVSKRLGKTRDWIVALKALVLVHRLMNDGDPVFQEEILYATRKGTRLLNMSDFRDEAHSSSWDHSAFVRTYAMYLDQILELMLFDRKRGSGSGSAGSSHGNGDDRYSVRDNFRSPPPRQYEYDYGDFRGDNNGYGDYGMTRRTRSFGDMNEAVGRDGREEKKTVTPLREMKPERIFGKMGHLQRLLDRFLSCRPTGLAKNSRMILIALYPVVKESFQLYADICEVLAVLLDRFFDMEYPDCVKAFDAYASAAKQIDELIAFYNWCKDIGVARSSEYPEVQRITDKLLETLEEFVRDRAKKPTSPERKELPPPPKEEELEPNMNEIKALPAPENYAPPPPPSEPEPVKPAEPQEDLVNLRDDVVTADDQGNKFALALFSGPAANNGNGSWEAFPSNGQPEVTSAWQTPAAEPGKADWELALVESASNLSRQKAALGGGLDPLLLNGMYDQGMVRQHVSSGQLSGGSASSVALPGPGKTPVLALPAPDGTVQNVNQDPFAASLSIPPPSYVQMADMEKKQHLLVQEQQVWQQYSKDGMQGQSSLAKINNPGYYGPGPMPVTPYGMPPVNGMGPPPGIEASPSTVVS, encoded by the exons ATGTCGTCGAGCACGATTCGGAAAGCGATCGGGGCCGTTAAGGACCAAACGAGCATTGGAATAGCCAAGGTAGCGAGCAACATGGCGCCGGACCTCGAGGTGGCGGTCGTGAAGGCGACGAGCCACGACGACGATCCAGCTGACGAGAAATACATACGAGAAATCTTGAATTTGACCTCGTACTCACGCGGATACGTTCACGCTTGCGTGTCGGCTGTGTCGAAAAGGCTAGGGAAGACACGTGACTGGATCGTGGCACTCAAAGCACTGGTGCTTGTTCACAGGCTGATGAATGATGGAGATCCGGTGTTTCAAGAAGAGATCTTGTATGCTACAAGGAAAGGTACGAGGTTGTTGAATATGTCGGATTTTAGAGATGAGGCTCACTCGAGTTCTTGGGATCATTCTGCTTTTGTAAGAACCTATGCTATGTATTTAGATCAAATACTTGAATTGATGCTTTTCGATAGGAAAAGAGGCAGTGGCAGTGGTTCTGCGGGAAGTAGTCATGGAAATGGTGATGATAGATACAGCGTGAGAGACAATTTCCGGTCACCGCCACCAAGGCAGTATGAGTATGATTATGGGGATTTCAGAGGTGATAATAACGGGTATGGTGATTATGGGATGACCAGGAGAACGAGGTCTTTTGGTGACATGAATGAGGCAGTTGGGAGAGATgggagagaagagaagaaaacaGTGACCCCATTGAGGGAAATGAAGCCTGAGAGGATTTTTGGGAAGATGGGTCACTTACAGAGGTTGTTGGATCGGTTCTTGTCTTGTAGGCCTACAGGGTTGGCTAAGAATAGTAGGATGATCTTGATTGCTTTGTATCCTGTTGTGAAAGAAAGTTTTCAGTTATATGCAGATATTTGTGAGGTTTTGGCTGTGTTGCTTGATAGATTTTTTGATATGGAGTACCCAGATTGTGTTAAGGCATTTGATGCATATGCGAGTGCAGCGAAGCAGATTGATGAGTTGATTGCATTTTATAATTGGTGTAAGGATATCGGTGTGGCTAGGTCATCGGAGTATCCTGAGGTGCAGAGGATTACAGATAAGTTGTTGGAGACATTGGAGGAATTTGTGAGGGATAGAGCTAAAAAGCCAACGAGTCCAGAGAGAAAGGAGCTTCCTCCTCCACCTAAAGAGGAAGAGCTTGAACcaaatatgaatgaaataaaGGCGCTACCTGCACCTGAGAATTATGCTCCACCACCGCCACCATCAGAGCCGGAGCCTGTTAAACCTGCAGAACCCCAGGAGGATTTAGTGAATTTGAGGGATGATGTTGTCACAGCCGATGATCAGGGAAACAAATTTGCTTTGGCTTTGTTTAGTGGTCCTGCAGCAAATAATGGTAATGGATCATGGGAAGCATTCCCATCAAATGGGCAGCCTGAAGTGACATCTGCTTGGCAAACCCCAGCTGCTGAACCAGGGAAGGCAGATTGGGAATTGGCTTTGGTTGAGTCAGCTAGTAACTTGTCGAGGCAAAAAGCAGCTTTGGGTGGTGGGCTTGATCCATTATTGTTGAATGGCATGTATGATCAGGGAATGGTAAGGCAGCATGTTAGCTCTGGTCAGTTAAGTGGGGGGAGTGCCAGTAGTGTGGCATTGCCAGGGCCGGGGAAGACACCGGTTTTAGCTCTTCCTGCACCAGATGGAACAGTTCAGAATGTCAATCAAGACCCATTTGCTGCGTCATTGAGCATTCCACCTCCTTCATATGTGCAAATGGCTGACATGGAAAAGAAGCAACATTTACTTGTCCAGGAACAGCAGGTATGGCAGCAATATTCAAAGGATGGAATGCAAGGTCAATCTAGTTTGGCCAAGATTAACAACCCTGGATATTATGGACCTGGACCGATGCCAGTGACGCCTTATGGAATGCCACCTGTTAATGGAATGGGGCCACCGCCCGG AATTGAGGCATCACCGTCGACCGTTGTGTCCTAG
- the LOC107958949 gene encoding putative clathrin assembly protein At2g25430 isoform X1, with protein MSSSTIRKAIGAVKDQTSIGIAKVASNMAPDLEVAVVKATSHDDDPADEKYIREILNLTSYSRGYVHACVSAVSKRLGKTRDWIVALKALVLVHRLMNDGDPVFQEEILYATRKGTRLLNMSDFRDEAHSSSWDHSAFVRTYAMYLDQILELMLFDRKRGSGSGSAGSSHGNGDDRYSVRDNFRSPPPRQYEYDYGDFRGDNNGYGDYGMTRRTRSFGDMNEAVGRDGREEKKTVTPLREMKPERIFGKMGHLQRLLDRFLSCRPTGLAKNSRMILIALYPVVKESFQLYADICEVLAVLLDRFFDMEYPDCVKAFDAYASAAKQIDELIAFYNWCKDIGVARSSEYPEVQRITDKLLETLEEFVRDRAKKPTSPERKELPPPPKEEELEPNMNEIKALPAPENYAPPPPPSEPEPVKPAEPQEDLVNLRDDVVTADDQGNKFALALFSGPAANNGNGSWEAFPSNGQPEVTSAWQTPAAEPGKADWELALVESASNLSRQKAALGGGLDPLLLNGMYDQGMVRQHVSSGQLSGGSASSVALPGPGKTPVLALPAPDGTVQNVNQDPFAASLSIPPPSYVQMADMEKKQHLLVQEQQVWQQYSKDGMQGQSSLAKINNPGYYGPGPMPVTPYGMPPVNGMGPPPGSAIGFNLVGELTQKRGREVWVYCNVNACICLWPSLWIRKICVL; from the exons ATGTCGTCGAGCACGATTCGGAAAGCGATCGGGGCCGTTAAGGACCAAACGAGCATTGGAATAGCCAAGGTAGCGAGCAACATGGCGCCGGACCTCGAGGTGGCGGTCGTGAAGGCGACGAGCCACGACGACGATCCAGCTGACGAGAAATACATACGAGAAATCTTGAATTTGACCTCGTACTCACGCGGATACGTTCACGCTTGCGTGTCGGCTGTGTCGAAAAGGCTAGGGAAGACACGTGACTGGATCGTGGCACTCAAAGCACTGGTGCTTGTTCACAGGCTGATGAATGATGGAGATCCGGTGTTTCAAGAAGAGATCTTGTATGCTACAAGGAAAGGTACGAGGTTGTTGAATATGTCGGATTTTAGAGATGAGGCTCACTCGAGTTCTTGGGATCATTCTGCTTTTGTAAGAACCTATGCTATGTATTTAGATCAAATACTTGAATTGATGCTTTTCGATAGGAAAAGAGGCAGTGGCAGTGGTTCTGCGGGAAGTAGTCATGGAAATGGTGATGATAGATACAGCGTGAGAGACAATTTCCGGTCACCGCCACCAAGGCAGTATGAGTATGATTATGGGGATTTCAGAGGTGATAATAACGGGTATGGTGATTATGGGATGACCAGGAGAACGAGGTCTTTTGGTGACATGAATGAGGCAGTTGGGAGAGATgggagagaagagaagaaaacaGTGACCCCATTGAGGGAAATGAAGCCTGAGAGGATTTTTGGGAAGATGGGTCACTTACAGAGGTTGTTGGATCGGTTCTTGTCTTGTAGGCCTACAGGGTTGGCTAAGAATAGTAGGATGATCTTGATTGCTTTGTATCCTGTTGTGAAAGAAAGTTTTCAGTTATATGCAGATATTTGTGAGGTTTTGGCTGTGTTGCTTGATAGATTTTTTGATATGGAGTACCCAGATTGTGTTAAGGCATTTGATGCATATGCGAGTGCAGCGAAGCAGATTGATGAGTTGATTGCATTTTATAATTGGTGTAAGGATATCGGTGTGGCTAGGTCATCGGAGTATCCTGAGGTGCAGAGGATTACAGATAAGTTGTTGGAGACATTGGAGGAATTTGTGAGGGATAGAGCTAAAAAGCCAACGAGTCCAGAGAGAAAGGAGCTTCCTCCTCCACCTAAAGAGGAAGAGCTTGAACcaaatatgaatgaaataaaGGCGCTACCTGCACCTGAGAATTATGCTCCACCACCGCCACCATCAGAGCCGGAGCCTGTTAAACCTGCAGAACCCCAGGAGGATTTAGTGAATTTGAGGGATGATGTTGTCACAGCCGATGATCAGGGAAACAAATTTGCTTTGGCTTTGTTTAGTGGTCCTGCAGCAAATAATGGTAATGGATCATGGGAAGCATTCCCATCAAATGGGCAGCCTGAAGTGACATCTGCTTGGCAAACCCCAGCTGCTGAACCAGGGAAGGCAGATTGGGAATTGGCTTTGGTTGAGTCAGCTAGTAACTTGTCGAGGCAAAAAGCAGCTTTGGGTGGTGGGCTTGATCCATTATTGTTGAATGGCATGTATGATCAGGGAATGGTAAGGCAGCATGTTAGCTCTGGTCAGTTAAGTGGGGGGAGTGCCAGTAGTGTGGCATTGCCAGGGCCGGGGAAGACACCGGTTTTAGCTCTTCCTGCACCAGATGGAACAGTTCAGAATGTCAATCAAGACCCATTTGCTGCGTCATTGAGCATTCCACCTCCTTCATATGTGCAAATGGCTGACATGGAAAAGAAGCAACATTTACTTGTCCAGGAACAGCAGGTATGGCAGCAATATTCAAAGGATGGAATGCAAGGTCAATCTAGTTTGGCCAAGATTAACAACCCTGGATATTATGGACCTGGACCGATGCCAGTGACGCCTTATGGAATGCCACCTGTTAATGGAATGGGGCCACCGCCCGG GTCTGCCATTGGTTTCAATTTAGTTGGTGAATTGACCCAAAAAAGAGGGAGAGAGGTTTGGGTTTATTGCAATGTTAATGCATGCATCTGTTTATGGCCCTCTTTGTGGATCCGGAAGATCTGTGTTTTGTAA